A single region of the Chelmon rostratus isolate fCheRos1 chromosome 5, fCheRos1.pri, whole genome shotgun sequence genome encodes:
- the ostf1 gene encoding osteoclast-stimulating factor 1 has translation MSKPPPKPAKPGQVKVFRALFTFDPRTPDELYFEEGDFLYISDTSDTNWWKGTCRGRTGLIPSNYVAEQAESIDNPMHEAAKRGNLSWLRECVENKVGINGLDKAGNTALYWGCHGGHRDVVELLLSQPNVEVNQQNKLGDTALHAAAWKGYSDIVEMLLNKNPRTDIRNNENKLALEMATNAQCASLLKRKQGSNITRTHSNAEEYLDDEDSD, from the exons GCCAAGTCAAGGTGTTCAGAGCATTGTTCACCTTTGACCCCAGAACG cCAGACGAGCTGTACTTTGAAGAAGGAGACTTCTTGTACATCTCTGACACA AGTGACACTAACTGGTGGAAGGGGACATGCAGAGGAAGGACAGGACTAATCCCAAGTAACTATG TGGCTGAGCAGGCAGAGTCCATCGACAATCCAATGCACGAAGCAGCCAAACGAG GCAACCTGAGCTGGCTGAGGGAATGTGTGGAGAACAAGGTTGGAATCAACGGGCTGGATAAGGCTGGAAACACTGCCCTCTACTGGGGGTGCCACGGAGGACATAGGG ATGTGGTGGAGCTCTTGCTAAGCCAGCCCAACGTGGAGGTCAACCAGCAG aatAAACTCGGGGACACCGCTCTGCACGCTGCCGCCTGGAAGGGTTATTCTGACATTGTGGAGATGTTGCTGAACAAGA ATCCCAGGACAGACATCAGGAACAATGAGAATAAGCTGGCTCTGGAGATGGCCACGAACGCCCAGTGTGCTTCACTTCTCAAAAGGAAGCAGGGAAGCA ACATCACCCGCACACACAGCAACGCTGAAGAGTATTTGGACGACGAGGACTCGGACTGA